From Planifilum fulgidum:
CTCCCGTCCGGTGGGGGAAGTGAACCGCGGGCTGCTTCAACAGGGGATCATCGGCGGCTACGACCTGGGGAGGGATTACCCGGAACTGGCCGGATCCATGCTGTTGGCCGTCACGGAAGTGCGGACCAGAGGCGAGATCGAGCAACTGGCCGAAGCATTGGAGGGATTGCTGTGAACCCGGGGAAAAAGTTGATTTTTGAGCTCAGCAAGCCGGGACGCGTCGCCTACAGTCTTCCGGAGCCGGATGTTCCTGCGATCGAACCGGAGGAGGTGCTCCCCGAGGAACTGCTTCGCGATGAGCCACCCGAGCTGCCGGAGGTGTCCGAACCGGACCTTGTGCGCCACTACATCGAACTGTCCCGCCGCAATTACGGGGTGGACAACGGTTTCTACCCCCTCGGCTCCTGCACGATGAAGTACAATCCCAAAGTGCACGAGGACGTGGCCCGGCTCCCCGGCTTTGCGCGGATCCATCCGTACCAGCCGGAGGAGACGGTTCAGGGCGCCCTGCAGCTGATGTATGAACTGCAGCAATATCTGGCGGAGATCACCGGGATGGACCGGGTCACCCTGCAGCCCGCCGCCGGCGCCCAGGGCGAGTGGACCGGCCTGATGATGATCCGGGCCTATCACGAAAGCCGCGGCGACACGGGGAGGAACAAGGTGATCGTTCCCGACTCGGCCCATGGAACCAACCCGGCCAGCGCCACCGTCGCCGGGTTTCAGACCGTCACCGTCCCCTCCGACGAAAGGGGACTCGTCGATGTGGAGGCGCTGCGGGCGGCGGTGGGGGAGGATACGGCGGCCCTCATGCTGACCAATCCCAACACCCTGGGGCTGTTTGAAAGGGAAATCCAGGAGATCGCCGATATCGTGCACCAGGCCGGCGGGCTCCTCTATTATGACGGGGCCAACGCCAACGCCATCCTGGGCATCGCCCGCCCCGGGGACATGGGGTTTGACGTGGTCCACCTCAACCTGCACAAAACCTTCACCACCCCCCACGGAGGGGGCGGTCCGGGTGCCGGGCCGGTGGGCGTCAAGAAGGAACTGGCTCCGTTCCTGCCCGTTCCCGTCGTGGAAAAGGGAGAAGACGGATATTATTTGAAGGAGGATCTGCCGCAATCCATCGGGCGGGTGAAGGGGTTTTACGGCAACTTCGGCATATTGGTACGGGCTTATGCCTACATCCGCACGATGGGGCCGGACGGCCTGCGCCGGGTGTCGGAAAACGCCGTCCTCAACGCCAACTATGTGATGCGGAAGCTGGCCCCGTACTTTGACCTGCCGTATCCGCAGCACTGCAAGCACGAGTTTGTGCTCTCGGGCAAGCGGCAGAAGAAGCTGGGCGTGCGGACCCTGGACATGGCCAAGCGGCTTCTGGATTTCGGCATCCATCCGCCGACGATCTACTTCCCGCTGATTGTCGAGGAATGCCTGATGATCGAGCCCACGGAGACGGAAAGCAAGGAAACCCTCGACCGCTTCATCGACGCGATGATCCAGATCGCCCGGGAAGCGGAGGAAAACCCGGAACGGGTTCAGGAGGCGCCCACCGCCACGGTGGTGAAGCGCCTGGACGAGGTGACCGCCGCCCGGAAACCGGTGTTGCGCTGGGAGAAGAACGAGAAGGCGCAGTGACCTTGTATTCTGATCGCAACAAGGGACCCCGACCGTTTTCGGTCGGGGTCCGGTGTTTTGAAGGCTTTTCGTCGTGCGATCTGCCCGGGCGGATCAATCCTGTCCGCCCGGCATCCCGCCCTGACCGGGATGGGCGGGATGTTTACGGATCTTTGCAGCACAATTTGGTCAGGAAATAGTTGAAAGTGACGGCGTGCTGCTGTTCATCCAGAGCGGCGCGCCTGAAGGTCCGCCGGATGTGGGGATCGAAGGCCCTGTCGGAGATGTCGAGGTAGAAATCCACCGTTTCCAGTTCATCCTCGATGGAAAACTTCAGTCCCTGCCGATAATTCTCGGGAAGGGATCCCTTCGTCACCATCGGCTTGTGTCCGGTGAGTTTTTTGTAGATCCTGAGAAACCGTTTGTAGTGCTTGATTTCATCCCTGCGGATTTCCCGTATGCTGGTCCGTTCCTTTTCCGTCGGCGCCAGCCGGGCCAACGCTTCGTAATAGCCGATGGCCTGATATTCCCCGTTGATCGCTTTCGCGATGTCGGCGATGAGCCGGTTGATCGGTTCCGAACTGCTGGAGTCGGTGCCGGGGCAATAAAAGGCATTCATCCGCGACCCTCCCAGGAAACTGAGGCTAAATGCTCATTTCACCATATGGTTGCGTGTCCCGATGGGTGCGCCCATTTTGGGGGAAAGCCCCTTCCGCCAAGGGGGGGTATGGAGGCAAGAAAAAAGACGCGGTTGTCGAGGCCGCCGTTGATGCGGCGCCGTCGGGAGGCAATCCCCTCCCCGTCGCCCTGGAGGCGGACGGTTTCGCGGGGTGGAGAGGCCGTGCGTTTCGGGATGAAGATCTCGCCGCCGGACCATCCGACCCCCGGCACCTGTCGCGGAAGCCATTGGAGCGCTTCTTGCGGGGCTTGTTTCGGCGAAGACGATCCATATGAAACGCATCGAAAATTCTCTCGTTTCGGATTTCTTCCCAGCGTCATTTGAGTGATGCGGGCATGATTCGCCTTGGGACCGCCTGTTTTCGGTCACAGCCAACAATGCAGCCGGAATGCCGGCAGGCCGAAGCGCCGGACTTTCACCAAAGGCGGCGATGAATAATCGGTTGACGATCGTGGTCAGGAGTCTCGATCATCCCGGCACTCTTGGTGCTGCAGCCGGGTTGCATCCCATATTGCAACCCATTGCCGGCTTGCATGCGCCGATCATGGCGGTCGTTAGAATCTCCCCTGTGTCTGCCATTGGGTCGGAAAGATATCCGGTCCCAGATGCACGTCCGGCTGACCGTTGAAAAAAGTTGACGCCGCGCCTCGGTTTTCCTATAATAAATCCAAACAATTCTTATGTGAATAACATGTGAATATGGCGCTGCGCTCTTATCCAGAGTAGGCGGAGGGACTGGCCCGATGAAGCCCGGCAACCTTCTTGCGCTGAGCGGGAAAGGTGCTAATTCCTGCAAAACGGTGAATCCGTTTTGAGAGATAAGAGAGGCGGGAAGAAGATGGTCGTTGCATGCCTCTCTGTCTTTCAGAGGGGCATTTTTCATGGTTTTTTCGGGTGCGACCCCCCGCCCGGGCGTTGTCATAATTCCTGTTATTCTCATCAAAATACTAAGAAAAGGATGGATGACCCGTGAGAAATTTCGTCCAGTCGGTACTGATCAGTGTCCTTTTGCTTGCGGCGGTCGGCTGCGGCACCGATGCCGATGCCGGAAAACCGTTGGACGCGCATCGGTTGGTGGTCGGGGTTACGGCAGGTCCCCATGAACAGATCATGGAAAAGGTCAAAGAGGTGGCGGCCAAGGACGGATTGGACATCGACATCAAGGTGTTCAACGATTATCCGATGGTGAACATCGCCCTTGCGGAGGGGGAACTCGATGTCAATTCCTTTCAGCATGAGCCCTACCTGGAGCAAATGAAAAAGGACAAGAATCTGGACCTGGTGGCGGTTGCCGATACCGTCAACTTTCCGATGGGGATTTACTCCAACAGGATCAAGGACTTGAAGCAGCTGAAAAAAGGAGACAAAATCGGTCTGCCCAATGACCCGACCAACGGGACGCGCGCGCTGCTCCTGTTTGAACAGGCCGGGCTGATCAAGTTAAAGAAAGGCATCGGCATCCAAGCGACGGTGAAAGACATCGTGGAAAACCCGTTGGACCTGGAGTTGGTCGAACTGGAGGCGGCGCAGATTCCCCGCCAGCTGGATGAATTTGCCGCCGCCGCGATCAATACCAACTTTGCCGTCGAACACGGTTTGTTGCCCACCCGCGACGCCATTTTTATGGAGCCGAAGGATTCCCCCTGGGTGAATGTGCTGGCGGTGCGGACGGAGAACAAGGATGATCCGGTGATCCAGAAGCTGATCAAGGCCTACCATTCGGAAGAGGTGAAGCGTTTCGTGGAAGAGACCTTTAAAGGTTCCGTGGTTCCTTCCTGGTAACCGGAAAAATGCCGCTCTTGAAAAGGGGGAGGACGATGATCCGGCTGATCAACGTGTCAAAAACCTTTGTCACAAAAAAGGGGAAAGTGGAGGCACTCAAAAATGTTTCCCTCGAACTGAAAAAGGGGGAGATCTTCGGCGTGATCGGGCACAGCGGGGCCGGGAAGAGCACGTTGATCCGCTGCATTAATTTGCTGGAGCGTCCCACGTCCGGAACGGTGCTGTGGAACGGGGTTGATTTGATGTCTCTGTCGCCCAAACAGCTGAGGGATGCCCGGCGGAAGATCGGGATGATCTTCCAGGGGTTTCACCTGCTGAAAACGGCAACGGTTTATGAAAATATTGCGATTCCACTGAAACTTTCGGGAGTGTCGAAGAAGAACATCAAGGAGCGGGTGGAAAAATATTTGGATGTCGTCGGATTGAAGGACAAGCGCGATGATTATCCGAGCCAGTTGTCGGGCGGACAGAAACAGCGGGTGGCGATTGCCAGGGCGCTGGCGCATGAGCCGGAGGTGCTGCTGTGCGATGAAGCGACAAGCGCCCTGGACCCGGAAACCACCGATGCGATCCTTGAACTGCTGTTGAAGATCAATGAGGAATTCGGGATCACCATCCTCCTGATCACCCATGAAATGAACGTGATTCAAAAAATCTGCGATCGCGTCGCGGTCATGGAAAAGGGTCAAATCGTCGAATCCGGTCCGGTCCTGAAAATCTTCACTTCCCCGGTCCATGAGACGACGAGAAAATTCGTCAACAGCCTGTTCCATGTCCAATTACCCCAGGCGCCGTCTGATCGACGGTACGAAACCGGGAGGCTCGTCTCCCTGTTCGTCCGCTTCCCCGTCGGAGAGACCGTCTTGACGCAGGTGGGCAAGAGGTTTAACGTGTTTCCCCATATCCTTTCGGGGGGTATTCTTCACCTCAGGGAAGGAACCCTGGGCAGGTGGGTGGTTCACTTTACAGGGGATGAGAAGGAAATTGAACAAGCGATGCTCTTTTTGCAAAACCAGGGGGTTCGGATCGAAGGAGTGAATGGGCGTGAAGATTTCAATCGGCGGATTTCTTGACCGATGGGGGGACACCCTTTGGGAAGCGACGCTGCAGACGTTTCAAATGGTGGGCATCTCCCTGTTCTTCTCCGTTGTCATCGGACTGCCTTTGGGAGTGCTGTTGGTTTTGACCCGTCCGGGGAAAAGTTGGTCCAATCCGCTCCTTTACCAGATTCTCAATTTGATCATCAATATGATCCGTTCCGTTCCCTTTATCATTCTCCTCTTTTTCATCTTGCCGTTTACGAAATGGGTTGCGGGTACCACCATCGGGGTCAGAGGAGTGATCGTTCCCCTCGTCGTTTACACCGCTCCCTATATCGCCCGATTGATGGAGCAAGCGCTCTTCCAGGTGGATCGCGGAGTGATCGAGGCCTACGAAGCGATGGGGATCCGGACCAGAGACATCATCTGGCACGTGATGATTCGCGAGGCGAGGCCTTCCATCGTTTTGGGCCTGACCATCGCCACCATCGGTTTGATCGGAGCCACAGCCATGGCGGGATTGGTCGGCGGAGGAGGACTGGGGGATTTGGCATACCGTTTTGGACATCTGCGATATCAGGCGGACGTCATGTATTTCACCGTGGGATTGTTGATCCTGCTGGTTCAAGGATTGCAAACCCTCGGAAACCGGCTTGCGGATAAATTGAAAAAGGATTGAGCCCTTCGGCTTCCGTCGCAAAAGGCTCTTTCTCCCTGGGGGGAGATTCTCCCTGGGGGGAGATCTTTTTTTGTACGCAAGGGTTCCGGGCCGGGATGTTGACAAGCCTTTTCCGATGACAATAGGATGTTCATAGGAGACTGAAATTTGAAACAGCGATGCCGAAAGGGACATCGTTGCGCAAGGGAGTCGTTTTAGAGCATCAGGGCGGGAGGTAAAACATGAAGGGACAAACCGTGATCGTCACCGGCGGGAGCAGCGGGATCGGGAAAGGGATCGCCGCCAGGCTGTGCCGGGACGGAGCCCATGTGGTGATCATCGGCCGAAACGAAGAAAAACTGAACCGGGCCAGGGAGGAGATCGAAACCTTTGACGGCCAGGTGTTGACCATCCCCATGGATGTCCGAAATCCGGATCAGGTGGCGGAGATGGTGAAAAAGACCAAGGAGCGGTTCGGCCGGATTGACCATCTGATCAACAATGCGGCGGGCAATTTCATCGTCCATGCGGAGGATTTGTCCATCAACGGGTGGAACGCGGTGATCAACATCGTGTTGAACGGGACCTGGTACTGCTCCCAGGCGGTGGCGAAGGACTGGATCGCCTCCGGCGGGAAGGGTTCCATCGTCAACATCGTCGCCACCTATGCCTGGACGGGGTGTGCCGGCGTGGTTCATTCCGCGGCGGCCAAGGCGGGGGTGCTGGCCATGAGCCAGACCCTGGCGGTGGAGTGGGGCAAAAAGTACGGAATCCGCGTCAACTGCGTGGCCCCGGGACCGATCGAGAACACCGGCGGTGCCGAGAAGCTGATTCTCTCCGACGACATGAGGAAACAACTGCTGGACCACATTCCCCTCGGCCGGCTGGGACGGGTGGAGGAAGTGGCCGATGTGGTGGCGTTCCTCCTTTCCGACCGGGCCGAGTACATCAACGGCGCATGCATCACCGTCGACGCCGGCCTGTGGCTGGCGGGGCGGCGGATGATTTGAAGGGGGTGGCGGAATGCGCGTGCTGGTAACGGGCGGAACCGGTTTTGTCGGAAGAAACCTGCTTTATCACCTGCATGAACAGGGACACGACATCACCCTGCTTCATCGTCCCACCTCCCGGTTGATCGATCTGCCGGAGGGAATCCGCTGCGTGACGGGCGATTTGACCCGCCCCGAGACGATTCGCGACGTTTGCAGGGGAATGGACTGGGTTTTTCACGTGGCCGGGGACGTCACCTGGGGGCGACGCCTGCGGAAGCGGATGTTTGCCAACAATTTGGAAGCCACCCGAAATCTCCTCGACGAGGCGGAGCGAAGCGGGGTCAAGCGCTTTGTCTACACCAGTTCCGCGGCCGCCGTCGGCCTTCCCGATTCCGAGCAGCCGGCGGATGAAACGTTTCCCTTCAACGGATACGACCTGAACGTGGGCTACGCCATCGCCAAGCGCCAGGCGGAGGAGGCGGTTTTGTCCCGGGCGGCGCAAGGGTTTCCCGCCGTGGTGGTCAATCCGACGGTCGTCATCGGCATCCGCACCTACAGCTCCTCCTTTTTTGCCGCGGTGGCCAAGGGGCGGCTCAGGATCGCTCCCGACGGCGGGGTGAACCTGGTGGATGTGGAGGACGTGGCCCGCGGGCATTTGCTGGCCGCGGAAAAGGGAAGGGTGGGAGAACGGTACCTGTTGGGAGGAACCAACCTGTCCTTCCTGGAGGCGTTCCAAAAAATCGCCGAGGCGGGGGGACATGGGGGGAGGATGCGCCTCCTCCGCAAGCCGGTGGCGATTCCCCTATCGCTGGCGGCGGAGGCGGCGGCGATGCTGAGCGGCGGGGAACCGGCCCTCGCGTGGGATCTGGCCAAGCTTTCCGGGCGGAAGCTCTATTATTCCTCCGACAAGGCCGCGCGGGAGTTGGGATATTCCCCCACCCCCTTCGAGAAGACGGTGGAGAAGACGGTGCGGTGGCTGAAGGAGCGGTGGAAGTCGGCCGGCCGCGGTTGAGCGGCCCCGGACATCCGGCTACAATGGGAGGTGGACAATGACTGGGAGTGTGACGCGCATTGGCGACGGGACAGCAGTGGCGCCTGCTTCGCACCGGAAAAAGGAGCGGCGCCGAAAACATGGCCATCGATGAGGCGATTCTCATTGCCGGAGGGGAGGGCAAGGCTCCGCCGACGATCCGCTTTTACGGATGGGATCCCCCCACCCTCTCCATCGGATATTTTCAGCGGGCAGCCCGCGAAGTGGATTTTGCGCGGCTGAAGGACCGGGGATTGGGATTTGTGCGGCGGCCCACGGGCGGCCGGGCCGTGCTGCATGATCAGGAACTGACCTACAGCGTCATCGTGGCGGAGGATGTTCCGGGGATGCCCTCCTCGGTGATTCAATCCTACCGGGTGATCAGCACGGGGCTTTTGGAGGGGTTCCGCCTGCTGGGACTGGCGGCGGAGATGGTTTCCCTCGAGGGAAAGGCGGCGCAAAGCGGCTCCCCCGATTCCGCCGCCTGTTTCGATTCCCCTTCCTGGTACGAGTTGGTCGTGGAGGGGAGGAAGGTGGCCGGAAGCGCCCAGACCCGGCAGCGGGGAATGATCTTGCAGCACGGGTCCATTCTGCTTGATCTGGATGTGGATCTGCTGTTCGATGTGCTGAGGTTCCCTTCGGAACGGGTCAAGGAGCGGATGAAGCGGACCTTTTTGGACAAGGCGGCGGCGATCAACCAGCTTCGCCGGTCGCCGGTGACCCCGGAGGAGGCGGAGGAGGCCTTCGCCGAAGGGTTTGCCCGCGGATTGGGCGTCCGACTCGTCGAAGGAGAGCTGACGCCCTATGAACAAAAGTTGGCGGAGGAACTGGCGGAAAACCGCTATGCCTCCGATGAATGGAACATGAGGAGATAAAGGGAAGGCAATCCCTGCACGCAAGCCCCCCGTGAACGCGCGTTCGCGGGGGTTTTCTGTAGGGTTCGGCGGAACGCGCAGCCGGGCGCCCTAAAATGGAAATCAATTCCTTTTCAGGGGAGGGATTGCCCTTGATAAGTTGGATGATTCAGATTACGATAATTATGTGCAAAGCGTCCACTTTCTGAATTGAACAGGGGGGTCAAGAATGAGCCCGATAGTTGTCGCAATTGGCGTACTTATTTTGTTTTTTCTGGGATATCGGTTTTATTCAAAGTATCTCGCCGAAAAGGTGTTCCGGCTGGATCCCAATTTTCGCACCCCGGCCCACGAATTTAACGACGGGGTGGACTATGTTCCCACCAACAAGTTTGTGCTCTGGGGGCACCACTTCAGTTCAGTGGCGGGGGCGGCGCCGATCGTCGGGCCGGCCATCGCGATGATCTGGGGTTGGGGGCCGGCGCTTTTGTGGGTGACCCTGGGGACGATTTTCTTTGCGGGGATGCACGATTTCGGCACCCTGTGGGCTTCGGTGCGCAACCGGGGCGAGTCGATCGGATCGATCACCCGCAAGGTGATCGGCGACCGCGCCAAAAACCTGTTTTTGCTGATCATTTTCTTCCTGCTGGTTCTGGTCAACGCGGTCTTTGCGGTGACCATCGCCAATCTGTTCACCGCCTTCCCGGCCAGCGTGCTGCCGTACTGGTTGCAGGTGCCCGTGGCCATCGCGGTCGGGGTGTTGGTGTACAAGCGGGGAGTGGGACTGTTCTGGCCGTCCATCGTCGCCCTTTTCCTCCTGTTCGCCTTTATTTTCGTCGGGGCGGCCTTTCCGGTGGAGCTGCCGAAGGAGATCGGCGACCTTTCCTCCACGGCCTGGTGGGTGCTGATCATGCTCCTTTACGGGGCCATCGCCTCCCGCCTGCCGGTGTGGCTGCTGCTGCAACCCCGGGATTACATCAACTCCCACATGCTGTTTTTGGGGCTGATCATCATTTATCTGGGGCTGTTCGCCACCAATCCGGACTTCATCGCCCCCGCGTTCCGGGAGGCCCCGGCGGATGCGCCGCCGCTTTTGCCGCTCTTGTTCGTCACGGTTGCCTGCGGCGCCATCTCCGGTTTCCACGGATTGGTCGGTTCCGGAACCAGCTCCAAGCAGATCGATAAGGAAACGGATGCCCGCTTTGTCGGATACTTCGGAGCGATGGGCGAAGGCATGCTGGCCCTTGCCGCCATCATGGCCACCGCGGCGGGCTTTGCCTCCCTGGATGCCTGGAACGAACATTATGGCAGCTGGAAATCGGCCAGTGCGGGCGGGACGGCCGCCTTTGTGACGGGGGCCGGAAACTTCCTGTCCAACCTGGGGATTCCCGCGGAGATCGGGACGACCTTCATCTCCATCATGGTGATCGCCTTTGCCGCGACCACTCTGGACACCTCGATGCGGCTGCAGCGGTTCATCCTGTCCGAGATCGGGGAACAATATAAGATCAAATCCCTGCAAAACATCAATATAAGCACCGTCGTCACACTGATCACCTGTGCCGCTCTGGCCTTTTTGGCGGATCCCTCCAATCCGGGAGCCGGAGGAATGATCCTGTGGCCCCTGTTCGGGACGACCAACCAGCTGACGGCCGGTTTGTCCCTGCTGGTGCTGACGCTCATTTTGTGGCGCTGGGGGCGGAACTTTCTCGTTTCCCTGATTCCGCTGATCTTTATCGTCGCCATGACCATGTCCAGCATGGTGCTCAGCATCATCGATTTCACCCGCCAAGGGAACACCCTGCTGGTGGTGATCGGAACGATCATTCTGGCTCTGAATGCCTGGCTGATCTTGGAGGGGCTGCTGGCGGTGAACCGCCAGAGACAAGAAAACCGGCTTTCGACATGAGCCGGAGGGAGGAAATTTCCGTTGAGCCGAACCTTCCTTTCGAAATGGCGTAAGCATCTTAAACAGGTCAAGAACTTCTACGAGGAAATGTATTTCGTCCCCTACCGCAGGACGATGAAACGGGAGATCCGGGACGAAGAAGATGTCTTCAAGCTGTTGGCGTTTTCCGAAATGCTGGGGATTCCCAATCCGGTCTCTTACTACACCCTGGAGCTGATCCCCTTCATGCTGGAGGATTTCCATGATTGGCACCGGCGCATGGGAATGGAGAAATCGCCCCTGGATGGTTTTCGATGCTGCTAGGAACCGGTTCGGAAAAACAGAAGGAGTCGTCGGATGTGAAGGAACACACGGGTGAACGGATCGCCTTTTTCGGCGGAAAGGGCGGAGTGGGAAAAACGACCTGCTCCGCCGCCTATGCCTTGGCGCTGGCGGAAAAGGGACGGCGGACGCTCCTGGTCTCCACGGATCCCGCGCATTCCCTGGGCGATTTGCTGAATGTGCGGACCGGGGATGAGGCCTGTCAGGTACGCGATTTCCTCTATGTGCGGGAAATCGATCCGGAGCGGGCTTCCCGCCGTTATCTGGAGGAAGCGAAAGAAAATATGCGGGGTCTGGCGGCGCCCAGATTGTGGAACGAGGTGGAGCGGCAGATGGATTTTGCCGCCGCTTCCCCGGGGGCGGATGAGGCGGCGCTCTTCGATGAGATGGTGTCGGTGATCCTGGAGGCGGAAGGGGCTTACGACCGGATTGTGTTTGACACCGCTCCGACCGGTCACACCCTGCGACTGCTCTCTTTGCCGGAACTGATGGGGGTTTGGATCGAGGGGATGCTCGCCCGCCGCAGAAAAACCCGCGAGTTGCGTAAGATGCTCCACAACGCCTCCGGACTGGCCGATGACGATCAACCGGAGGACCGGGTGTACGCATTGCTCCAGAGGCGGAAAAACCGGTTTGCCTTCGCCCGGAAGCGGCTTCTCGATCCGTCTTTCACTTCCTTTTATTTCGTGGTCAATCCCGAAAGGCTGTCCATCCTGGAAGCTTTCAAGGCCCGGAATCTGTTGAACAAATATGGGATTCCCGTCGGAGGGGTCGTGGTGAACCGGGTGATTCCCGAACAGGCGGACGGCGCTTTTTTGGCCCAACGCCGGGAACAGGAAAAGGTGCATTTGCAGGAGGTGGAGAAACGCTTCGGCGACCTTCCCCTTCTGCATATCCCTCTGGAACCCAAAGACATTCAAGGGATGGAAGGGATCCGCGCGGTTTCCGAACGCTTTCGACGGGAAAATTTCGGGGGCATCTGACCCGGGATGCCTGCCCCATTTTAACGGCCCCGCCCTTTTGGAGGCGAGGCCTTTTTGCTTCCGCGGAGAAGGTTACCGTTTCCGATCGATGACGATGTGAACGGGGTTTCTCGGGGCGGAGGCGGCAATTCTCCTGCGGGCTTCCCGCCGGAGGGCATCGTACCGGTCGGGACGCACCTCCGGCTTCGGCGTGATTTTCACGATCAGCCGGCGACCGGTGTAGTACACCTCCGCCTCCTTTACCCCCGGCGTCTGGAGGGCCGCCCGTTTGATATAGTCCTTCTGATAGGAGACGTAACTGTAGGAGCGGCTGTCGTTGGACAGGCCTTCCCGATGTTCCGGCCGTTCGGTCAGCTGGCAGGCGGCGTTCATCAACAGAAACAAAAGGGTGACGGCGGCGATCACTCCTCTGCGAAGGGACAAGTCTTCACCTCCCGTCCGTTTGCCGCATCCTTCGCGGTGCGAAGGGGCGCGCGGGGAATTCCGTTTTTTGGATCCGAGTCAAATCTTTTTATATTTTGACGCGATCGGCGCCTTTCTATGCGGCAAATCCGGACAGAAGCCGGGTTCCAGCCCGGAGCGGAATTGCCAATCGGCCGCATCATTGTGTAGCATATCGATATTGATGAATCAAACCGAGAACGTCGCTTAATGCCCTGTATGTCATCCTGAAATTATGCTACATTGATAGAAGAATATTTTTTCGCATTAGGGCGACAAAGGAGAGGACTTCTTTTCGTTTTTCGTTGCCGCTTCTCCGCCGGAGCAAATCTGTTTGTGGGAAGGAAGTGCATCGATGCAGTCGGAAAACCGAGCAGCGGGGCGGTATTATGAACGATTTCAGGTCCTGGACACCATCCATTTTTTTAACAGAAAATTAATTCTCGCCAAGGAGCCGAACGGCAGGCAGGTTTTTCTCCAGGAGATCGAAATGAATCACTTCGTTCCCCCGGGAATCCGGGAGGTGCTGCGAAATTTCGATCATCCCCATGTGGCCCCCATCCAGGACGTCATCGAGGAACATCGGCGGATCATTTTGGTTCATCCGCCCATGATCGGGGAACCCCTCTCCATGCTTGTGGATCCGGACCATCCGATGCCACCCATCCAAGCGCTTCGCATTTTTCGCAGGTTGTTGAGGACGATGGTCGATTTGTACAATCTTCCCCTTCCGATGACCACCACGTTGGATCCGAGAAACGTGATCATGGACGAAAACAACCCGTATGTCCTGTTCCTCAATTTCAAGAAGTTGTCACCGCCTCGATTTCATGAAAAGTGGAGGGAACTGCTTTATTTTTTGCTGACCGGAAAGGAACCGGAAGGGGATGTGCGCCGGTCGATCGAGGATCATCAGGACATCCCTCCGGAATTGAGGCGGCTGATCGCCGCCTGCTTCGATCCCGCCAACACCATTCACGATGTATTGGCGC
This genomic window contains:
- the gcvPB gene encoding aminomethyl-transferring glycine dehydrogenase subunit GcvPB; this encodes MNPGKKLIFELSKPGRVAYSLPEPDVPAIEPEEVLPEELLRDEPPELPEVSEPDLVRHYIELSRRNYGVDNGFYPLGSCTMKYNPKVHEDVARLPGFARIHPYQPEETVQGALQLMYELQQYLAEITGMDRVTLQPAAGAQGEWTGLMMIRAYHESRGDTGRNKVIVPDSAHGTNPASATVAGFQTVTVPSDERGLVDVEALRAAVGEDTAALMLTNPNTLGLFEREIQEIADIVHQAGGLLYYDGANANAILGIARPGDMGFDVVHLNLHKTFTTPHGGGGPGAGPVGVKKELAPFLPVPVVEKGEDGYYLKEDLPQSIGRVKGFYGNFGILVRAYAYIRTMGPDGLRRVSENAVLNANYVMRKLAPYFDLPYPQHCKHEFVLSGKRQKKLGVRTLDMAKRLLDFGIHPPTIYFPLIVEECLMIEPTETESKETLDRFIDAMIQIAREAEENPERVQEAPTATVVKRLDEVTAARKPVLRWEKNEKAQ
- a CDS encoding ferritin-like domain-containing protein is translated as MNAFYCPGTDSSSSEPINRLIADIAKAINGEYQAIGYYEALARLAPTEKERTSIREIRRDEIKHYKRFLRIYKKLTGHKPMVTKGSLPENYRQGLKFSIEDELETVDFYLDISDRAFDPHIRRTFRRAALDEQQHAVTFNYFLTKLCCKDP
- a CDS encoding MetQ/NlpA family ABC transporter substrate-binding protein; translation: MRNFVQSVLISVLLLAAVGCGTDADAGKPLDAHRLVVGVTAGPHEQIMEKVKEVAAKDGLDIDIKVFNDYPMVNIALAEGELDVNSFQHEPYLEQMKKDKNLDLVAVADTVNFPMGIYSNRIKDLKQLKKGDKIGLPNDPTNGTRALLLFEQAGLIKLKKGIGIQATVKDIVENPLDLELVELEAAQIPRQLDEFAAAAINTNFAVEHGLLPTRDAIFMEPKDSPWVNVLAVRTENKDDPVIQKLIKAYHSEEVKRFVEETFKGSVVPSW
- a CDS encoding methionine ABC transporter ATP-binding protein yields the protein MIRLINVSKTFVTKKGKVEALKNVSLELKKGEIFGVIGHSGAGKSTLIRCINLLERPTSGTVLWNGVDLMSLSPKQLRDARRKIGMIFQGFHLLKTATVYENIAIPLKLSGVSKKNIKERVEKYLDVVGLKDKRDDYPSQLSGGQKQRVAIARALAHEPEVLLCDEATSALDPETTDAILELLLKINEEFGITILLITHEMNVIQKICDRVAVMEKGQIVESGPVLKIFTSPVHETTRKFVNSLFHVQLPQAPSDRRYETGRLVSLFVRFPVGETVLTQVGKRFNVFPHILSGGILHLREGTLGRWVVHFTGDEKEIEQAMLFLQNQGVRIEGVNGREDFNRRIS
- a CDS encoding methionine ABC transporter permease; this translates as MSIGGFLDRWGDTLWEATLQTFQMVGISLFFSVVIGLPLGVLLVLTRPGKSWSNPLLYQILNLIINMIRSVPFIILLFFILPFTKWVAGTTIGVRGVIVPLVVYTAPYIARLMEQALFQVDRGVIEAYEAMGIRTRDIIWHVMIREARPSIVLGLTIATIGLIGATAMAGLVGGGGLGDLAYRFGHLRYQADVMYFTVGLLILLVQGLQTLGNRLADKLKKD
- the fadH gene encoding 2,4-dienoyl-CoA reductase gives rise to the protein MKGQTVIVTGGSSGIGKGIAARLCRDGAHVVIIGRNEEKLNRAREEIETFDGQVLTIPMDVRNPDQVAEMVKKTKERFGRIDHLINNAAGNFIVHAEDLSINGWNAVINIVLNGTWYCSQAVAKDWIASGGKGSIVNIVATYAWTGCAGVVHSAAAKAGVLAMSQTLAVEWGKKYGIRVNCVAPGPIENTGGAEKLILSDDMRKQLLDHIPLGRLGRVEEVADVVAFLLSDRAEYINGACITVDAGLWLAGRRMI
- a CDS encoding NAD-dependent epimerase/dehydratase family protein, with product MRVLVTGGTGFVGRNLLYHLHEQGHDITLLHRPTSRLIDLPEGIRCVTGDLTRPETIRDVCRGMDWVFHVAGDVTWGRRLRKRMFANNLEATRNLLDEAERSGVKRFVYTSSAAAVGLPDSEQPADETFPFNGYDLNVGYAIAKRQAEEAVLSRAAQGFPAVVVNPTVVIGIRTYSSSFFAAVAKGRLRIAPDGGVNLVDVEDVARGHLLAAEKGRVGERYLLGGTNLSFLEAFQKIAEAGGHGGRMRLLRKPVAIPLSLAAEAAAMLSGGEPALAWDLAKLSGRKLYYSSDKAARELGYSPTPFEKTVEKTVRWLKERWKSAGRG